TTGTGCATCTTCGCCAGCGCCGCGCGGATCTGCGGCAGCGCCGCCATCGCGGCCTTCTCGCCTTCCAGGATCGCGTTGTTGCGCTGCTCGAAACTGGCCGGCCCGATCTCGTCGACCCGCGGCCGGATGACGACGTCCGCTCGGGCCAGCTCCTGCGCGCCAAGCTTGCGGCCCATGATGGCAATGGACTGGTTGACGTTGCCCAGCAGGCTGCCGGGCGCCTTGCCGCTGGCAATGGTGGAGATGTCCACGGCGATGACGAAGTCCGCGCCCAGCTCGCGCGCGGCATCCACCGGCACCGGACTGACGATGCCGCCGTCCACATAGTGCAGGCCGCCGATGAGCGTCGGCTCGAACACGCCGGGGATACTGCTGGACGCGCGCACCGCCTGACCGGTGTTGCCGCGCACGAACACGGTGCGCTTGCCGGTCTCCAGCTGGGTGGACACCACCGCGAACGGCTTGACCATCCTGTCCAGCGTGCGACCGCCGACCAGCTCGTTGACGTAGTCCTGCAGCTTCTGGCCCTTGATCACCCCGCCGGAGAACAGGCTCACGTCGCGGATCTTCGACTCGTCCAGCGCGAAGGCCTGGCGCTGCATCTGGAAGGAATCCATGCCGCTGGCATACAGCGCACCCACCACGCTGCCCGCGCTGGTGCCCGATACGACGACGGGCTCCATGCCGTTGGCCTCGAGCATCTTGATTACGCCGATGTGGGCGAATCCCTTGGCCGCGCCGCCGCCCAGGGCCACGCCGATCCGGGGCGGGGGAACGCTGACCGGCGCAACCGGCGCGGCGATGGCAGGCGCGGGGTCGGGCCGGGTATTGCCGCCGCACGCGGCCAGGACGATGCCCGCGCTCAGGGTCAGCCAGTGACGGGGGCGGATCAGGGTTTTCAGCCGCATGGCGACAGGTACATTGAATGAC
The genomic region above belongs to Lysobacter avium and contains:
- a CDS encoding patatin-like phospholipase family protein, encoding MRLKTLIRPRHWLTLSAGIVLAACGGNTRPDPAPAIAAPVAPVSVPPPRIGVALGGGAAKGFAHIGVIKMLEANGMEPVVVSGTSAGSVVGALYASGMDSFQMQRQAFALDESKIRDVSLFSGGVIKGQKLQDYVNELVGGRTLDRMVKPFAVVSTQLETGKRTVFVRGNTGQAVRASSSIPGVFEPTLIGGLHYVDGGIVSPVPVDAARELGADFVIAVDISTIASGKAPGSLLGNVNQSIAIMGRKLGAQELARADVVIRPRVDEIGPASFEQRNNAILEGEKAAMAALPQIRAALAKMHKERVAEATLVARQAAAAQARKSAQEAAAEAERCAQEQSRIGSLLRRTPDCTAGADSR